The following proteins come from a genomic window of Gynuella sunshinyii YC6258:
- the nadB gene encoding L-aspartate oxidase, which yields MIQFFDALIIGTGAAGLTAALRLPQQWNVAVISKGELQSGSTQWAQGGVAAVLDRLDSVDAHVQDTLTAGAGLCNEEAVRFTVEHSEKAIQWLIEQGVPFTANPEFEHHTQEFPFHLHREGGHSHRRIIHAADATGWAIAETLTNKVRQCKNVTIFEKHTAVDLISTHKLGLSEQRCIGAYILNQTSGEVVTFRAPHVILATGGSAKAYLYTSNPDGTSGDGIAMAWRAGCQVANMEFNQFHPTCLYHPHAKSFLISEAVRGEGGRLLLPNGEPFMHRFDKRLELAPRDIVARAIDHEIKRLGVDHVFLDISHKPADFIKEHFPTIYSRCLKYGIDITQQPIPVVPAAHYTCGGIKTDLAGRTNMANLYAIGECAHTGLHGANRLASNSLLECFVFAMAAVDDILTQNVPKLDLEIPAWDDSQVTDSDEDVVISHNWDEVRRFMWDYVGIVRTNKRLQRALHRVQVLQEEIREYYSNYKVSNDLLELRNLVMVAELIIRSAMERRESRGLNYTLDYPDMLPETKDTVLTPSV from the coding sequence ATGATCCAGTTTTTTGACGCGTTAATAATCGGTACAGGTGCAGCTGGCCTAACGGCGGCACTGAGGCTCCCTCAACAATGGAACGTAGCTGTTATCAGCAAAGGAGAACTCCAAAGCGGCTCAACGCAATGGGCCCAGGGAGGTGTCGCAGCAGTCCTGGACAGACTAGATTCTGTTGACGCGCATGTACAGGATACTCTTACCGCCGGCGCAGGCCTATGTAATGAAGAGGCCGTCCGTTTCACAGTGGAACACAGCGAAAAAGCCATTCAGTGGCTCATCGAACAAGGTGTACCTTTTACCGCCAACCCCGAATTCGAACATCATACCCAAGAGTTTCCATTCCACCTTCACCGGGAAGGGGGACACAGTCACCGTCGCATCATTCACGCTGCTGATGCGACCGGTTGGGCAATTGCAGAAACACTGACAAATAAAGTTCGGCAATGTAAAAACGTCACGATCTTCGAAAAACATACTGCCGTTGACTTGATCAGCACGCACAAGCTAGGGCTGTCAGAACAACGCTGTATTGGTGCTTACATACTTAATCAGACTTCCGGTGAAGTGGTTACATTCCGGGCACCCCACGTTATCCTGGCCACGGGCGGGTCAGCGAAGGCTTACTTATACACCTCAAACCCAGATGGAACATCGGGTGATGGTATTGCAATGGCCTGGAGGGCAGGATGTCAGGTTGCCAACATGGAGTTCAATCAATTCCATCCGACCTGCCTCTATCATCCCCATGCAAAATCGTTTCTAATTTCCGAGGCAGTTCGCGGAGAAGGTGGTCGGCTGTTGTTACCAAACGGCGAACCGTTCATGCACCGTTTTGACAAACGCCTTGAGCTGGCACCAAGAGACATTGTAGCCAGGGCAATTGATCACGAGATCAAACGTCTGGGGGTCGACCATGTATTTCTCGACATCAGCCACAAACCTGCCGATTTTATCAAAGAGCACTTTCCTACAATTTATAGTCGCTGCCTGAAATACGGCATAGATATTACTCAACAGCCCATTCCAGTCGTGCCGGCCGCCCACTACACCTGCGGCGGCATCAAAACTGACCTTGCAGGCAGAACCAATATGGCGAACCTGTATGCCATTGGCGAATGCGCCCACACAGGGTTGCACGGTGCCAATCGGCTGGCCAGCAACTCATTGCTGGAATGCTTCGTATTCGCCATGGCTGCTGTGGACGACATTCTGACTCAGAACGTTCCCAAACTGGACCTGGAAATCCCTGCCTGGGATGACAGCCAGGTAACTGACTCGGATGAGGATGTGGTTATTTCCCACAACTGGGACGAAGTAAGACGCTTTATGTGGGACTATGTCGGTATCGTCAGAACCAATAAACGCCTGCAACGGGCGCTGCACCGGGTACAAGTTCTGCAAGAGGAAATCCGAGAATACTATTCCAATTACAAAGTCTCCAACGACTTACTGGAACTTAGGAATCTGGTAATGGTTGCCGAACTGATCATTCGTTCAGCCATGGAACGCCGTGAAAGCCGCGGGCTCAACTACACCCTCGACTACCCCGACATGCTGCCTGAAACGAAAGATACGGTACTAACGCCGTCAGTTTAA